In the genome of Sorangium aterium, one region contains:
- a CDS encoding DUF58 domain-containing protein codes for MIPSRALVLLAIVPLGLAVATLVDRTLLLPMLAADAGIALWAAIDALLARRPLVTVKRHAPAVLSIGRPNLITLEIRSLSRRKLSIEVADDLFDHAESDDLPVKLELPPRERAAARYHVRPTRRGAHAIGDHHVRYLSPFGLWIRQVTVPAETPVKVYPDVQAVRAFELMARQDRDPAALRASRKRGGESEFERLREYRRGDEFRSIDWKATARQKKIISREYQLESNQNLLFLLDAGRLMTAQTQGLSLFDHALNASLMLSHVAARGGDRVGLLAFADGIKSYAPPVSGAGAAKHVLSAGYDLYPELVETNYGAAFQHVGLRVRKRSLIVLFTQVVDDVAAGELLRLMRGVMPRHLPLMVLLRDVEIDALVEGGDVDPYTRGAAAELSSFRDRLVRDLKNHGALVLDVAPGQLTGQLINRYLEIKARHLL; via the coding sequence ATGATCCCCTCGCGCGCCCTCGTCCTGCTCGCGATCGTGCCCCTCGGGCTCGCGGTGGCGACGCTCGTCGATCGCACGCTGCTCCTGCCCATGCTCGCCGCGGACGCGGGCATCGCGCTCTGGGCCGCGATCGACGCGCTCCTCGCGCGGAGGCCGCTGGTCACGGTGAAGCGCCACGCGCCCGCGGTGCTCTCCATCGGGCGCCCCAACCTGATCACGCTCGAGATCCGCTCGCTCTCCCGCCGCAAGCTCTCGATCGAGGTCGCCGACGACCTCTTCGATCACGCCGAGAGCGACGACCTGCCCGTGAAGCTCGAGCTCCCGCCCAGGGAGCGCGCGGCCGCCCGCTACCACGTGCGCCCCACCCGCCGCGGCGCGCACGCGATCGGCGATCACCACGTGCGCTACCTCTCCCCGTTCGGCCTCTGGATCCGGCAGGTCACGGTGCCGGCGGAGACGCCGGTCAAGGTGTACCCCGACGTGCAAGCGGTGCGCGCCTTCGAGCTCATGGCGCGCCAGGATCGCGATCCGGCGGCGCTGCGCGCCTCGCGCAAGCGCGGCGGCGAGAGCGAGTTCGAGCGCCTGCGCGAGTACCGCCGCGGCGACGAGTTCCGCTCCATCGACTGGAAGGCGACCGCGCGGCAGAAGAAGATCATCAGCCGCGAGTACCAGCTCGAGAGCAACCAGAACCTCCTCTTCCTCCTCGACGCGGGCCGCCTGATGACCGCGCAGACGCAGGGGCTCTCGCTCTTCGATCACGCGCTCAACGCCAGCTTGATGCTCTCTCACGTCGCCGCGCGCGGCGGCGACCGCGTGGGCCTGCTCGCCTTCGCCGACGGCATCAAGAGCTACGCGCCCCCGGTGAGCGGCGCGGGCGCGGCCAAGCACGTGCTCTCCGCGGGGTATGACCTCTACCCCGAGCTCGTCGAGACCAACTACGGCGCGGCGTTCCAGCACGTGGGCCTGCGCGTGCGCAAGCGGAGCCTGATCGTGCTCTTCACGCAGGTCGTCGACGACGTCGCCGCGGGCGAGCTGCTCCGCCTGATGCGCGGGGTGATGCCGCGCCACCTGCCGCTCATGGTGCTGCTGCGGGACGTGGAGATCGACGCGCTTGTCGAGGGCGGCGACGTCGACCCCTACACGCGCGGCGCCGCCGCCGAGCTCTCGAGCTTCCGCGACCGGCTCGTGCGCGACCTCAAGAACCACGGCGCGCTCGTGCTCGACGTCGCGCCCGGCCAGCTCACCGGGCAGCTCATCAACCGGTATCTCGAGATCAAAGCGCGCCATCTGCTTTGA